Proteins encoded within one genomic window of Canis lupus familiaris isolate Mischka breed German Shepherd chromosome 12, alternate assembly UU_Cfam_GSD_1.0, whole genome shotgun sequence:
- the LOC481841 gene encoding glutathione S-transferase-like isoform X4, with amino-acid sequence MAGKPKLHYFNGRGRMESIRWLLAAAGVEFEEELFETREEFEKLIQGGTLMYEQVPMVEIDGMNLVETRAILRYLAAKYNLYGRNIQEQAWIDMYVEGLKDLSDMIMFFPLSLPGEKEMNLEYILERATTKFFPVYEKALRDHGQDFLVGNRLSWADIQLLEVILMAEECKPSVLTGFPLLQEFKARISYIPTIQKFLQPGSQRKPPLDESSIESVKNIFKFERGMFLKNMSTIVAEY; translated from the exons ATGGCGGGAAAGCCCAAGCTTCACTACTTCAATGGACGAGGCAGAATGGAGTCCATCAGGTGGCTCTTGGCTGCAGCAGGAGTAGAG tttgaaGAGGAACTTTTTGAAACACGTGAAGAATTTGAGAAATTAATCCAAG GTGGAACTCTGATGTATGAACAAGTGCCCATGGTCGAAATTGATGGAATGAATTTGGTAGAAACGAGAGCCATCCTAAGATACTTAGCTGCAAAATACAACTTGTATGGAAGGAATATACAGGAACAAGCCTG GATTGACATGTATGTAGAGGGCTTGAAGGACCTCAGTGACATGATTATGTTCTTTCCACTCTCCCTGCCTGGAGAAAAGGAGATGAATCTTGAATACATCCTTGAAAGAGCCACTACAAAATTCTTCCCTGTCTATGAGAAG GCACTAAGAGATCATGGGCAAGATTTTCTTGTGGGCAATCGGCTGAGCTGGGCTGATATACAGCTCCTTGAAGTCATCCTAATGGCTGAAGAATGCAAACCCAGTGTCCTCACAGGCTTTCCTCTGCTACAG GAATTCAAGGCCAGAATAAGCTACATTCCCACAATTCAAAAATTTCTCCAGCCTGGAAGCCAAAGGAAGCCTCCACTAGATGAAAGCTCCATTGAGAGCGTGAAGAACATATTCAAATTTGAACGTGGCATGTTTCTCAAAAACATGAGCACTATAGTAGCCGagtattaa
- the LOC481841 gene encoding glutathione S-transferase-like isoform X3, producing the protein MLEAHHLLREEELESLSMAGKPKLHYFNGRGRMESIRWLLAAAGVEFEEELFETREEFEKLIQGGTLMYEQVPMVEIDGMNLVETRAILRYLAAKYNLYGRNIQEQAWIDMYVEGLKDLSDMIMFFPLSLPGEKEMNLEYILERATTKFFPVYEKALRDHGQDFLVGNRLSWADIQLLEVILMAEECKPSVLTGFPLLQEFKARISYIPTIQKFLQPGSQRKPPLDESSIESVKNIFKFERGMFLKNMSTIVAEY; encoded by the exons ATGCTGGAAGCTCACCACCTGCTACGGGAGGAAGAGCTG GAATCCTTAAGCATGGCGGGAAAGCCCAAGCTTCACTACTTCAATGGACGAGGCAGAATGGAGTCCATCAGGTGGCTCTTGGCTGCAGCAGGAGTAGAG tttgaaGAGGAACTTTTTGAAACACGTGAAGAATTTGAGAAATTAATCCAAG GTGGAACTCTGATGTATGAACAAGTGCCCATGGTCGAAATTGATGGAATGAATTTGGTAGAAACGAGAGCCATCCTAAGATACTTAGCTGCAAAATACAACTTGTATGGAAGGAATATACAGGAACAAGCCTG GATTGACATGTATGTAGAGGGCTTGAAGGACCTCAGTGACATGATTATGTTCTTTCCACTCTCCCTGCCTGGAGAAAAGGAGATGAATCTTGAATACATCCTTGAAAGAGCCACTACAAAATTCTTCCCTGTCTATGAGAAG GCACTAAGAGATCATGGGCAAGATTTTCTTGTGGGCAATCGGCTGAGCTGGGCTGATATACAGCTCCTTGAAGTCATCCTAATGGCTGAAGAATGCAAACCCAGTGTCCTCACAGGCTTTCCTCTGCTACAG GAATTCAAGGCCAGAATAAGCTACATTCCCACAATTCAAAAATTTCTCCAGCCTGGAAGCCAAAGGAAGCCTCCACTAGATGAAAGCTCCATTGAGAGCGTGAAGAACATATTCAAATTTGAACGTGGCATGTTTCTCAAAAACATGAGCACTATAGTAGCCGagtattaa
- the LOC481841 gene encoding glutathione S-transferase-like isoform X1, with protein sequence MINSICETEHRTQTSLELRNSFDFGHKSRAFWFTLHCSESLSMAGKPKLHYFNGRGRMESIRWLLAAAGVEFEEELFETREEFEKLIQGGTLMYEQVPMVEIDGMNLVETRAILRYLAAKYNLYGRNIQEQAWIDMYVEGLKDLSDMIMFFPLSLPGEKEMNLEYILERATTKFFPVYEKALRDHGQDFLVGNRLSWADIQLLEVILMAEECKPSVLTGFPLLQEFKARISYIPTIQKFLQPGSQRKPPLDESSIESVKNIFKFERGMFLKNMSTIVAEY encoded by the exons ATGATAAACTCCATTTGTGAGACAGAACACAGAACGCAGACATCCTTGGAGCTGAGGAACAGCTTTGACTTTGGGCACAAGTCCAGAGCTTTCTGGTTCACTTTACACTGCTCt GAATCCTTAAGCATGGCGGGAAAGCCCAAGCTTCACTACTTCAATGGACGAGGCAGAATGGAGTCCATCAGGTGGCTCTTGGCTGCAGCAGGAGTAGAG tttgaaGAGGAACTTTTTGAAACACGTGAAGAATTTGAGAAATTAATCCAAG GTGGAACTCTGATGTATGAACAAGTGCCCATGGTCGAAATTGATGGAATGAATTTGGTAGAAACGAGAGCCATCCTAAGATACTTAGCTGCAAAATACAACTTGTATGGAAGGAATATACAGGAACAAGCCTG GATTGACATGTATGTAGAGGGCTTGAAGGACCTCAGTGACATGATTATGTTCTTTCCACTCTCCCTGCCTGGAGAAAAGGAGATGAATCTTGAATACATCCTTGAAAGAGCCACTACAAAATTCTTCCCTGTCTATGAGAAG GCACTAAGAGATCATGGGCAAGATTTTCTTGTGGGCAATCGGCTGAGCTGGGCTGATATACAGCTCCTTGAAGTCATCCTAATGGCTGAAGAATGCAAACCCAGTGTCCTCACAGGCTTTCCTCTGCTACAG GAATTCAAGGCCAGAATAAGCTACATTCCCACAATTCAAAAATTTCTCCAGCCTGGAAGCCAAAGGAAGCCTCCACTAGATGAAAGCTCCATTGAGAGCGTGAAGAACATATTCAAATTTGAACGTGGCATGTTTCTCAAAAACATGAGCACTATAGTAGCCGagtattaa
- the LOC481841 gene encoding glutathione S-transferase-like isoform X2 produces MVFSIKSQISCAPGQVLINVTVFSWGTGGQESLSMAGKPKLHYFNGRGRMESIRWLLAAAGVEFEEELFETREEFEKLIQGGTLMYEQVPMVEIDGMNLVETRAILRYLAAKYNLYGRNIQEQAWIDMYVEGLKDLSDMIMFFPLSLPGEKEMNLEYILERATTKFFPVYEKALRDHGQDFLVGNRLSWADIQLLEVILMAEECKPSVLTGFPLLQEFKARISYIPTIQKFLQPGSQRKPPLDESSIESVKNIFKFERGMFLKNMSTIVAEY; encoded by the exons ATGGTTTTCTCTATTAAGTCTCAGATAAGCTGTGCCCCAGGTCAAGTACTCATTAATGTCACAGTCTTCAGCTGGGGGACAGGTGGGCAG GAATCCTTAAGCATGGCGGGAAAGCCCAAGCTTCACTACTTCAATGGACGAGGCAGAATGGAGTCCATCAGGTGGCTCTTGGCTGCAGCAGGAGTAGAG tttgaaGAGGAACTTTTTGAAACACGTGAAGAATTTGAGAAATTAATCCAAG GTGGAACTCTGATGTATGAACAAGTGCCCATGGTCGAAATTGATGGAATGAATTTGGTAGAAACGAGAGCCATCCTAAGATACTTAGCTGCAAAATACAACTTGTATGGAAGGAATATACAGGAACAAGCCTG GATTGACATGTATGTAGAGGGCTTGAAGGACCTCAGTGACATGATTATGTTCTTTCCACTCTCCCTGCCTGGAGAAAAGGAGATGAATCTTGAATACATCCTTGAAAGAGCCACTACAAAATTCTTCCCTGTCTATGAGAAG GCACTAAGAGATCATGGGCAAGATTTTCTTGTGGGCAATCGGCTGAGCTGGGCTGATATACAGCTCCTTGAAGTCATCCTAATGGCTGAAGAATGCAAACCCAGTGTCCTCACAGGCTTTCCTCTGCTACAG GAATTCAAGGCCAGAATAAGCTACATTCCCACAATTCAAAAATTTCTCCAGCCTGGAAGCCAAAGGAAGCCTCCACTAGATGAAAGCTCCATTGAGAGCGTGAAGAACATATTCAAATTTGAACGTGGCATGTTTCTCAAAAACATGAGCACTATAGTAGCCGagtattaa